The sequence below is a genomic window from Nitrososphaerota archaeon.
TATCATGAACCCGCTATCGCTTACAGTAACCAGAACATTCTCCATCTTCAAGTTCATGGCTGCCTGCGCATAGGCCCTTGACAATACGTCATGTATCCTTCGCCCGAATACACAATTCCAAATTACGTTCCTTCTACCCTCTGCATCAACGTAATTTTCCACAATAACAGTCTTGTCGCTCGGAAGATCGTTTTGGCCCATAGCCTTCAGGTAGTCATATTCTGCTTTCAGATAATTTAGAATTGATTTTGCAGCGTTCTTGTCTGCACTTGTCCTCTTTGCTATCATTTCTTCTATTCTACCAACATCTTCTCCATTTTCCAGCATGGAGAAGATGTCCCCTCTAAAGCGCCCTATAGCTTCTCCTAGATCGAAACTCAAGGGCAACATTTCGCTGAACCATGATGGTACTGTGGGCTTCTGCGACTCTGCAGGCTTTACAATAGCCCTAAAACCTCTTGCATAAAGAAACTGGTAGGTTTTGCCGCCTAGTATGAAAATGTCTCCTCTTGACAGCCTTTCGAGAAACTCCTCTTCTATCGCTCCTACCCACTGCTTCTTTGTAGTGTAGACTTTGACAGCGACTTCGTCTGGAATCGTGCCAATGTTAGTAGCATAGACCATTCTCAACAGGGCCCCTCTCCTGCCGAAGGCTCCTTGATCCTCGTCGTACCAGATCTTGCCGTAGACCCTGAAAGCTTCTAAGCTCTGGTATCCTCCGCTAAGGTACTTCAGAACATTGAGAAAAGTTTCTTTTGATAGATCGCCGTAGCAGTAGCACCTTTTTACTAACAAATAAGCGTCATCAACATTCCATTTCTGCTCTACTGCCATTCCTACAAGATGTTGCGCAAGAACATCTAGGCAGTTTTTAGGAATGTATACCCTGTCAAGGTTTCCTTTCATGGCTTCCTGAGCAATTACAGCATCTTCAACAAGGTCATCCTGCTCAACAGGCACAAGAACCCCTTTCGAAACCCTATCTAATGCATGGCCAGACCTACCTATTCTCTGTAAGCATCTTGCAATGGATTTTGGAGAACCGATCTGGGCAACTAGATCGACACTTCCGATGTCTATTCCTAGCTCCAAACTTGTGCTTGTCACAACTGCCCGCATCTTACCTTCCTTCAGCTTGTCCTCGACATCTTTCCGTATTTCTCTGGAAAGTGAACTGTGATGGGCTGCAAGCTCATCTGCATCGATTGCAGAAAATTTTGACAGATGGTAGACCACTCTCTCGGTGCCTGATCGTGTATTCGTGAAGACTAGGGTTGTTGTATGTTTAGCAATCAGATCGCGAATCTGTTTATACATGCTCCTCGATGTCTGGGCTGCTGACGTATGAACGATGTCTGCAACGGGACAGGAAACTGTTATTGATGTTGGCTTGACAAACCTAGTGTCTGCAATTACGCAGTCTCTATTCTTTCCATCTTTGAATCCTACCAGAAACTTCGCCACCTCTTCTAGAGGGTGAATAGTTGCCGATAATCCAATTCTTGCAAAAGGACTCTGGCAGAACTCTTCGAGCCTCTCCAAGCTTAATGCTAAATGTACTCCTCGCTTGGAGTTGCACATTTCGTGGATTTCATCGATGATGACCCATTTTGCAGATTTTAGATGAAGCTTGAATTTTGGAGCGCAGAGCATGATAGCCATGCTTTCCGGGGTCGTTATGAGTATGTGTGGAGGTTTCCTCAACATTTTATTTCGTTCATTCTGAGGAGTGTCTCCTGTTCGTACTCCTACACGGATTTCAGA
It includes:
- a CDS encoding ATP-dependent helicase codes for the protein MTIEVAKRSYSREEISSILHPLVAEWFSQFGDVTPPQKYAIVNIHEGKNTLIASPTGSGKTLSAFLSIISELVRSGEENTLKDAVYCIYISPLRSLNNDIYKNLLVPLEAIKRSAEKQAILLSEIRVGVRTGDTPQNERNKMLRKPPHILITTPESMAIMLCAPKFKLHLKSAKWVIIDEIHEMCNSKRGVHLALSLERLEEFCQSPFARIGLSATIHPLEEVAKFLVGFKDGKNRDCVIADTRFVKPTSITVSCPVADIVHTSAAQTSRSMYKQIRDLIAKHTTTLVFTNTRSGTERVVYHLSKFSAIDADELAAHHSSLSREIRKDVEDKLKEGKMRAVVTSTSLELGIDIGSVDLVAQIGSPKSIARCLQRIGRSGHALDRVSKGVLVPVEQDDLVEDAVIAQEAMKGNLDRVYIPKNCLDVLAQHLVGMAVEQKWNVDDAYLLVKRCYCYGDLSKETFLNVLKYLSGGYQSLEAFRVYGKIWYDEDQGAFGRRGALLRMVYATNIGTIPDEVAVKVYTTKKQWVGAIEEEFLERLSRGDIFILGGKTYQFLYARGFRAIVKPAESQKPTVPSWFSEMLPLSFDLGEAIGRFRGDIFSMLENGEDVGRIEEMIAKRTSADKNAAKSILNYLKAEYDYLKAMGQNDLPSDKTVIVENYVDAEGRRNVIWNCVFGRRIHDVLSRAYAQAAMNLKMENVLVTVSDSGFMITLPPNSVIDPEALLAKVSSKNLRMLLLEAVRHTELVRRRFRHCATRALMVLRNYKGHEIRVARQQINSQFLLKVCEEIDNFPVLDETYREVMEDLMDVENAVNVLKDIESRSRKFAVCAETDLPSPFTHNLILAGYSDIVLMGDRKALLESLYESVMHRIKERQEARATVWRRPKRSR